Proteins from a genomic interval of Rosa chinensis cultivar Old Blush chromosome 2, RchiOBHm-V2, whole genome shotgun sequence:
- the LOC112189405 gene encoding uncharacterized protein LOC112189405 isoform X2: MEALARSVFIPETFPLHNNNNNNPVTSIRTPSNRTGSLKIGQSCHFFGLRAQALSGEASGSGENEDARPLSSGFGLDSLSLSQGNLNHRESGEKDVDEAFNVDSSPTSHSASGAGGTRAGLFRTPISGGVQSATSAHGLPRPSLAVRNLMEQARFAHLCTVMSRMHHRREGYPFGSLVDFAPDSMGHPIFSFSPLAIHTRNLLADPRCTLVVQIPGWSGLSNARVTIFGDVYPLPEDQQEWAHKQYIAKHQQGPSQQWGNFYYFRMQNISDIYFIGGFGTVAWVDVKEYEALQPDKIAVDGGEQNLKELNAIFSKPLKELLSLESEVDDAAFISIDSKGTDIRVRQGAQFNIQRLSFEEGHSVETLEEAKAALRKLINKGRVHSL; encoded by the exons ATGGAAGCCCTGGCAAGGTCTGTGTTCATACCCGAGACGTTTCCTCttcataacaacaacaacaacaacccagTTACTTCAATCAGAACACCCAGTAACCGAACTGGGTCTCTCAAAATCGGCCAAAGCTGCCATTTTTTCGGCCTCCGTGCCCAAGCTCTCTCCGGCGAGGCTTCTGGGTCCGGCGAGAATGAAGATGCAAGGCCTCTCAGTAGTGGCTTTGGCTTAGATAGTCTCTCTTTGTCTCAG GGTAATTTAAATCACCGTGAAAGTGGTGAGAAGGATGTGGATGAGGCATTTAATGTAGACAGTTCTCCTACATCCCATTCTGCAAGTGGAGCAGGAGGAACAAGAGCTGGGCTCTTTAGGACTCCAATTTCTGGCGGGGTGCAGAGTGCAACTTCAGCTCATGGTTTACCTCGTCCGTCCCTAGCTGTACGCAATCTTATGGAGCAG GCCAGATTTGCTCATTTGTGCACTGTGATGTCACGCATGCACCATCGACGAGAAGGATATCCATTTGGTTCGCTGGTTGATTTTGCACCTGATTCAATGGGCC ATCCTATCTTTTCGTTTTCCCCATTGGCCATCCACACACGGAATTTGTTGGCTGATCCAAGATGCACGCTTGTTGTGCAG ATTCCTGGATGGAGCGGCTTGTCAAATGCAAGGGTAACCATTTTTGGTGATGTCTACCCACTTCCAGAGGATCAGCAG GAATGGGCTCATAAGCAATACATAGCAAAACATCAACAGGGGCCTTCTCAGCAATGGGGAAATTTCTACTACTTCAGGATGCAGAACATAAG TGACATTTATTTCATTGGTGGCTTTGGGACTGTCGCTTGGGTTGATGTGAAAGAGTACGAGGCCCTTCAGCCTGATAAGATTGCAGTTGATGGAGGGGAGCAAAACCTGAAG GAACTTAATGCAATCTTTTCTAAGCCCCTAAAAGAGCTACTGTCCCTTGAATCTGAGGTGGATGATGCTGCTTTCATCTCTATAGACAGCAAAGGAACGGATATTCGGGTCCGTCAGGGAGCACAG TTCAACATTCAGAGGCTATCATTTGAAGAAGGCCATTCTGTTGAGACATTAGAGGAAGCCAAGGCTGCTCTTAGGAAACTTATAAACAAAGGCCGAGTGCATAGTTTGTAG
- the LOC112189405 gene encoding uncharacterized protein LOC112189405 isoform X1 has translation MEALARSVFIPETFPLHNNNNNNPVTSIRTPSNRTGSLKIGQSCHFFGLRAQALSGEASGSGENEDARPLSSGFGLDSLSLSQGNLNHRESGEKDVDEAFNVDSSPTSHSASGAGGTRAGLFRTPISGGVQSATSAHGLPRPSLAVRNLMEQARFAHLCTVMSRMHHRREGYPFGSLVDFAPDSMGHPIFSFSPLAIHTRNLLADPRCTLVVQIPGWSGLSNARVTIFGDVYPLPEDQQEWAHKQYIAKHQQGPSQQWGNFYYFRMQNISSDIYFIGGFGTVAWVDVKEYEALQPDKIAVDGGEQNLKELNAIFSKPLKELLSLESEVDDAAFISIDSKGTDIRVRQGAQFNIQRLSFEEGHSVETLEEAKAALRKLINKGRVHSL, from the exons ATGGAAGCCCTGGCAAGGTCTGTGTTCATACCCGAGACGTTTCCTCttcataacaacaacaacaacaacccagTTACTTCAATCAGAACACCCAGTAACCGAACTGGGTCTCTCAAAATCGGCCAAAGCTGCCATTTTTTCGGCCTCCGTGCCCAAGCTCTCTCCGGCGAGGCTTCTGGGTCCGGCGAGAATGAAGATGCAAGGCCTCTCAGTAGTGGCTTTGGCTTAGATAGTCTCTCTTTGTCTCAG GGTAATTTAAATCACCGTGAAAGTGGTGAGAAGGATGTGGATGAGGCATTTAATGTAGACAGTTCTCCTACATCCCATTCTGCAAGTGGAGCAGGAGGAACAAGAGCTGGGCTCTTTAGGACTCCAATTTCTGGCGGGGTGCAGAGTGCAACTTCAGCTCATGGTTTACCTCGTCCGTCCCTAGCTGTACGCAATCTTATGGAGCAG GCCAGATTTGCTCATTTGTGCACTGTGATGTCACGCATGCACCATCGACGAGAAGGATATCCATTTGGTTCGCTGGTTGATTTTGCACCTGATTCAATGGGCC ATCCTATCTTTTCGTTTTCCCCATTGGCCATCCACACACGGAATTTGTTGGCTGATCCAAGATGCACGCTTGTTGTGCAG ATTCCTGGATGGAGCGGCTTGTCAAATGCAAGGGTAACCATTTTTGGTGATGTCTACCCACTTCCAGAGGATCAGCAG GAATGGGCTCATAAGCAATACATAGCAAAACATCAACAGGGGCCTTCTCAGCAATGGGGAAATTTCTACTACTTCAGGATGCAGAACATAAG CAGTGACATTTATTTCATTGGTGGCTTTGGGACTGTCGCTTGGGTTGATGTGAAAGAGTACGAGGCCCTTCAGCCTGATAAGATTGCAGTTGATGGAGGGGAGCAAAACCTGAAG GAACTTAATGCAATCTTTTCTAAGCCCCTAAAAGAGCTACTGTCCCTTGAATCTGAGGTGGATGATGCTGCTTTCATCTCTATAGACAGCAAAGGAACGGATATTCGGGTCCGTCAGGGAGCACAG TTCAACATTCAGAGGCTATCATTTGAAGAAGGCCATTCTGTTGAGACATTAGAGGAAGCCAAGGCTGCTCTTAGGAAACTTATAAACAAAGGCCGAGTGCATAGTTTGTAG